In the genome of Candidatus Saccharibacteria bacterium, one region contains:
- the frr gene encoding ribosome recycling factor: protein MNPSQLVDRAKTKFNAALEHFEDELKKIRTGRAHPSMLDGVMVEAYGTEMPLIQVGSISTPEPQLLQITPFDPNNIQAISAAIRNNQGLGMNPMDDGKVVRVPVPPLTEERRREYVKLVGTKLEECMVSMRNVRHDANKEIDQAKKNKDISDDDAKHLQKQVDTAMGEVKSQAETHAKAKEQEIMTV from the coding sequence ATGAATCCAAGTCAATTAGTAGACCGAGCAAAAACCAAGTTTAACGCAGCGCTTGAGCACTTCGAGGATGAGTTAAAAAAAATCCGCACCGGTCGGGCGCACCCGAGCATGTTGGATGGTGTAATGGTAGAGGCATACGGCACGGAAATGCCATTGATCCAGGTAGGCAGCATTAGCACACCCGAGCCGCAACTTTTGCAGATTACGCCGTTTGACCCGAATAATATTCAGGCTATTTCAGCAGCGATTCGTAACAATCAAGGATTAGGAATGAATCCGATGGATGACGGCAAGGTCGTACGCGTGCCAGTACCACCGTTGACCGAAGAGCGCCGCCGGGAGTACGTTAAATTAGTCGGAACCAAACTGGAAGAGTGTATGGTGAGCATGCGCAACGTTAGGCACGATGCCAATAAAGAAATTGATCAAGCAAAGAAAAACAAAGATATCAGCGATGACGATGCCAAGCATCTGCAAAAACAAGTTGATACGGCTATGGGAGAAGTAAAGTCACAGGCTGAAACTCACGCCAAAGCCAAAGAGCAAGAGATTATGACCGTTTAG
- a CDS encoding M50 family metallopeptidase translates to MAIVLLILGILLFVGLVVVHEFGHFIAARRNGVEVEEFGIGFPPRAKVLTKKHGTTYTLNWLPLGGFVKLKGEHDEDDTPGSYGAAKLGAKVKILLAGVGMNFLVAAILFTTLALVGMPKANLADLPFYDREQFSVAADTELVSSQIFVGVVEDSPAAEAGLQSGDELQRVDGEVIERADELPAITESLRGQTVDIEYVRDGEVFKTSATLNEDANGQGYLGVAPADAQVIRATWSAPIVGAVSTLQYTDVSLRGLGYVVQNLFAGKPEVAGEAVGGPVAVFMILSDTAAIGIAQVLFVIALVSVSLGIMNALPIPALDGGRLFVTLIFRTLKKPLNKELEERIHGTGFMVLMLLIVVITVVDIRRFF, encoded by the coding sequence ATGGCAATTGTATTATTGATTTTGGGTATTTTGTTATTTGTCGGTTTGGTGGTGGTGCACGAGTTTGGCCACTTTATTGCCGCACGTCGTAATGGGGTGGAAGTTGAAGAATTTGGCATTGGTTTCCCGCCACGGGCAAAAGTGCTAACCAAGAAGCACGGCACAACCTACACGCTTAACTGGCTGCCTTTGGGCGGGTTCGTCAAGCTCAAAGGTGAACACGACGAGGACGACACCCCAGGTAGCTATGGTGCCGCAAAATTAGGTGCCAAGGTAAAAATTTTGTTGGCCGGTGTGGGTATGAACTTCTTGGTAGCAGCCATACTGTTCACCACCTTGGCACTGGTCGGTATGCCCAAGGCAAACTTAGCAGATCTGCCGTTTTATGATCGCGAGCAATTTAGTGTAGCAGCCGATACTGAGCTGGTGAGCAGTCAGATATTTGTCGGCGTGGTTGAAGACTCTCCGGCGGCCGAAGCCGGTTTGCAGTCTGGTGACGAGCTACAACGGGTGGATGGAGAGGTTATAGAGCGGGCTGATGAACTACCGGCAATTACCGAAAGTTTGCGTGGACAAACGGTAGATATTGAATATGTTCGTGATGGCGAGGTATTTAAAACTAGCGCGACACTTAACGAAGATGCCAACGGTCAGGGCTATCTTGGAGTGGCGCCGGCTGATGCTCAAGTAATACGGGCAACGTGGTCGGCACCGATAGTCGGTGCTGTCAGTACGCTGCAGTATACCGATGTGTCATTACGGGGCTTGGGTTACGTGGTTCAAAATCTTTTTGCTGGAAAACCAGAAGTAGCCGGCGAAGCGGTAGGTGGACCAGTTGCTGTATTTATGATATTGAGCGACACCGCTGCAATCGGTATTGCGCAAGTACTGTTTGTTATTGCCTTGGTATCTGTGAGTCTAGGGATCATGAACGCGCTGCCTATACCGGCACTTGATGGCGGACGGCTGTTTGTAACATTGATATTTAGGACGTTGAAAAAACCGCTTAACAAAGAACTGGAAGAGCGCATTCACGGCACCGGGTTTATGGTGCTGATGCTACTTATAGTGGTTATAACAGTCGTTGATATCCGGCGTTTTTTCTGA
- a CDS encoding CPBP family intramembrane glutamic endopeptidase: MTDNDHEQQSVAEKPKTPFLGLTPNLSLFGTFAVYISAQILSLVVVGGYAALRFGSSDQAQRWLQSNQYALFAMSLLTALLGTALIGLILRWTKTNWRSIGLKRPQLKDGLNALLGYGYYFPLFIVTSVAVYNFLPGVDFQQEQQLGFDRAVSGWPLLVVFVGLVVLPPLYEEILCRGFLYTGLRRRMNMWVAGFITSVVFAAAHLGFGSGDPLHWAVAIDTFVLSIVLVGLREKTGSLWPAIGLHAIKNMIAFSLLFIFRIF, from the coding sequence ATGACTGATAACGACCATGAACAGCAATCAGTAGCCGAAAAACCTAAAACTCCTTTTTTAGGTCTCACGCCTAATCTGAGTTTGTTTGGGACGTTCGCTGTCTATATTTCGGCTCAGATATTGAGCTTAGTCGTAGTGGGCGGCTATGCGGCATTGCGGTTTGGTTCGTCGGATCAGGCGCAGAGGTGGTTACAATCAAACCAGTACGCCCTATTTGCGATGTCTCTCTTGACGGCTTTGCTTGGTACGGCGTTGATTGGACTTATTTTGCGGTGGACGAAAACCAACTGGCGAAGTATCGGTCTCAAGAGACCACAGCTCAAAGACGGGTTGAATGCCTTGCTAGGGTACGGGTATTATTTTCCGCTATTCATCGTCACATCGGTAGCGGTTTATAACTTTTTGCCAGGTGTTGATTTTCAGCAAGAACAACAACTGGGGTTTGACAGGGCAGTCAGCGGCTGGCCGCTACTAGTGGTATTTGTAGGTTTAGTTGTTTTGCCGCCGCTATACGAAGAGATTCTATGTCGTGGATTTTTATACACCGGATTACGACGGAGAATGAACATGTGGGTTGCCGGTTTTATTACCAGCGTTGTATTCGCGGCAGCGCATTTGGGTTTTGGTAGCGGTGATCCACTACACTGGGCGGTGGCGATTGATACGTTCGTCCTGTCAATAGTACTTGTCGGGTTGCGCGAAAAAACCGGTAGTCTGTGGCCGGCGATCGGGTTACACGCTATTAAAAATATGATTGCTTTTAGCCTATTGTTTATATTCAGAATTTTCTAA
- the uppS gene encoding polyprenyl diphosphate synthase yields the protein MQHNKQATQPTHIGLILDGNRRWAKAQGLSTLDGHRKGYANLKTIAKHALKLEGLRYLTVFVFSTENWKRSEEEVGYLMDLALWVANNEVKELHKENIRVRFLGTKDKLDKKLLDAIEKAEELTINNTAGTVGLCFNYGGQQEITEAVRQANEAGEDMRALEPATLEKYLYAPDIPPVDMIIRTSGEQRISNFMLWRAAYAELYFADKHWPDFDTDDFDAAIEDYKNRQRRFGQ from the coding sequence ATGCAGCACAACAAACAAGCAACCCAACCAACTCACATCGGACTGATACTTGACGGCAACCGTCGTTGGGCAAAAGCGCAAGGTTTATCAACCCTGGACGGGCATCGCAAAGGATACGCAAATCTAAAAACAATCGCTAAACATGCGTTGAAACTGGAAGGTTTACGCTATTTGACAGTATTTGTGTTTTCCACCGAGAACTGGAAACGATCCGAGGAAGAAGTCGGTTATTTGATGGATCTAGCGCTTTGGGTGGCGAATAATGAGGTCAAAGAGCTGCACAAAGAGAATATTAGGGTACGGTTTTTAGGTACCAAGGATAAGCTGGATAAAAAGTTATTAGATGCCATAGAAAAAGCCGAGGAGCTAACCATAAACAATACTGCCGGTACGGTTGGATTGTGCTTTAACTACGGCGGACAACAAGAAATTACCGAGGCTGTCAGGCAAGCAAACGAGGCGGGTGAGGACATGCGTGCGCTTGAACCGGCAACGCTGGAAAAGTACCTCTATGCGCCTGATATTCCGCCGGTTGATATGATTATACGAACCTCTGGTGAGCAGCGAATAAGTAATTTCATGCTGTGGCGCGCCGCCTATGCCGAACTATATTTTGCCGACAAACACTGGCCGGATTTTGACACTGATGATTTTGATGCAGCAATAGAAGACTACAAAAATAGACAGCGGAGGTTCGGGCAATAA